A part of Excalfactoria chinensis isolate bCotChi1 chromosome 23, bCotChi1.hap2, whole genome shotgun sequence genomic DNA contains:
- the CSF1 gene encoding macrophage colony-stimulating factor 1: protein MPRLGSQVSLFRCTLLSSLLLICSIHETEQNSYCHQIITETHLDHLQVLADTQMQQPGTVSFRFISKMRLNDSICYVKAAFPLLGTILNRTTFKEKSANADKMKTVRKMYEDIDENVDPCIKEEDDEEHELSEMCFEEFTTSPYEMLVLVRQFFQDLKQLLQNKETFEKDCSQVYRSACAGQQQQHSSPPGVGTDPDCNCLSPALPSATQPSLSAATRAGGDAAPASTRVPYRQLGGIPAELGSSAPSEPPSSMEGSSGAEELPGTGLGDASAPSPTMQQTLGALLDPAASAGPKAEDASIPSHGMLEEGAGTSVLPHRLPSPRGISTAMPASVPSSGSAQRRGVGRRPTESPERVTQLRFSRMAPPLRGRAEGGPGDGARARGWGLSRLREPEDGGAGPSFDSSFVLSAEQRRKEPPAGSEGHRELLVYVTVASVVAVLLAVGGLLFYKYKSKVLQRPLEEGGCDPEEPEIRWPTPTGGPRPHDLP from the exons ATGCCCCGCCTCGGATCCCAG GTGTCCCTGTTCCGCTGCACCCTGCTCTCGTCCCTCCTCCTCATCTGCAGCATCCATGAGACAGAGCAGAACAGCTACTGCCATCAGATCATCACCGAGACGCACCTGGACCACCTGCAGGTCCTG gcggACACACAGATGCAGCAACCTGGCACCGTGTCCTTCAGATTCATCAGCAAGATGAGGCTG AATGATTCTATCTGCTATGTGAAAGCTGCCTTCCCTTTGCTGGGCACCATCCTGAACAGGACGACGTTCAAAGAGAAATCAGCCAACGCCGACAAGATGAAAACGGTGCGTAAGATGTACGAGGACATCGACGAGAACGTGGATCCCTGCATCAAGGAGGAGGATGACGAGGAGCACGAG CTCTCCGAGATGTGCTTTGAGGAGTTCACCACGTCCCCCTATGAGATGCTGGTGCTGGTGAGGCAGTTCTTCCAGGACCtcaaacagctgctgcagaataAGGAGACCTTTGAGAAGGATTGCAGCCAGGTGTACCGCAGCGCGTGTgcggggcagcagcagcagcacagctccccccCAG gTGTGGGGACAGATCCTGACTGCAATTGCCTGTCCCCTGCCCTCCCTTCTGCCACCCAGCCCTCCCTCTCCGCCGCCACCCGTGCCGGTGGGGACGCGGCACCCGCTAGCACCAGGGTCCCTTACCGCCAGCTCGGCGGCATCCCGGCCGAGTTAGGCAGCAGTGCCCCGTCCGAGCCCCCCAGTAGCATGGAGGGTAGCTCGGGAGCCGAGGAACTGCCAGGAACCGGGCTCGGCGACGCGTCGGCGCCGTCCCCCACCATGCAGCAGACGCTTGGAGCCCTCCTGGATCCGGCCGCGAGCGCCGGCCCGAAGGCTGAGGAcgcatccatcccatcccacgGGATGCTGGAGGAGGGCGCCGGGACCTCCGTCCTCCCACATCGGCTCCCTTCGCCCCGAGGGATCAGCACGGCGATGCCGGCGTCGGTCCCCAGCAGCGGCTCCGCTCAGCGCCGCGGGGTCGGGCGCCGTCCCACCGAGAGTCCCGAACGGGTCACGCAGCTCCGCTTCTCCAGGATGGCTCCGCCGTTGCGGGGACGGGCCGAGGGCGGCCCCGGGGACGGGGCGAGGGCGCGAGGCTGGGGGCTGAGCCGGCTGCGGGAGCCCGAGGACGGCGGGGCCGGACCCAGCTTTGATTCGAGCTTTGTTCTGAGCGCAGAGCAGCGCAGGAAGGAGCCGCCGGCCGGTAGCGAGGGCCACCGGGAGCTCCTGGTGTACGTCACGGTGGCCAGCGTCGTGGCCGTCTTGCTGGCCGTGGGCGGGCTGCTCTTCTACAAGTATAAATCCAAG GTCCTACAGCGGCCGCTAGAAGAGGGGGGCTGCGATCCCGAGGAGCCAGAGATCAGGTGG cctACCCCAACAGGGGGACCCCGGCCCCACGACCTGCCCTAA